In the Ricinus communis isolate WT05 ecotype wild-type chromosome 3, ASM1957865v1, whole genome shotgun sequence genome, TGATGGGTGATGGGCCAAAAGTATTGCCTTTCCGATCAGTACAAAAACTGCACCCACCAACAGATTGTTGGATAATATACGGTGCAGCACTAAGACGTACTGTCAAACTCTAAAAGGGCTACGAAATCTTGCACCAAAagcaggaaaaaaaaaaagaaaaaaagtatgaAATCAGTGATGAGCGGACAGCCGACAGCCAttccctttcctttttcttttgccaaAAACTCATTATTTAGTTGTTGTCAgttttagtctattaaatttatatatatatatattctttattctagaatattttatatatatatatatatatatatatatatatatattgaattttcatatttttatttttactttaattctttcactagaaacaaacataaatatattaataaaaattaaaaattaaaagatttgataaaataaaatataaaaatatattttatatttttctgttaAACATCACATGTGACATAATAGTTTAGAAAATGATTcgtataaatttaagaattatattaaaagatttttctaattacggtatataatttttttatttatttctcttctatttttaaaaataataaaaacaagagaATAGAgtctcattttaattatttattgattaatattttattttgaaaagtaGGTTTTCACATTTGGCTACAACTCTCTTGTATCATTAACTACTAAAAATCCTTTACTAATTGTccaaggaaaagaaaacataaaggGAATGAACCTTGAAATGTTAcaatatagtattaatttttggATTTCTTCCAATAGTTTTGAAACTATTGCCCACCGTGCGGGCTATCTACCTGACTAATTAATTAGCTAAAATATTTGTCCCCGTCGTGAACCTTCTAAGCATGTTCTTGATTCGAATATTTGTCCTTTACGGATTGACTTTGTTCTTTGCACATCAATCTATTTCAAGGGTCGATTTTGCTGGAAAATGTGTTGTTTCATTAACAGTGTCACtgttattttcaaaataataaatatgttggGATTGTGGGTTACAAGCTGTACAAATCTAAAATTGTGAAacgtatataaaattaattgatattattaaacccagttagaaaaagaaaaaaagataattactaaaaaagacCAAAATCATGAACTGAccattcaaaaagaaaagaaaatttaagttGACAAGTTCTACAAAGCCGCCCCTTGCAAAATATGAATACCAACAACCACTTGAGGTTTTATTtggattataaaatattaaataatttttttaaaaaaaatttaataggcGAATAAAcgatacatataaaataattattagtttttatttgttaaatataaaaataaaataaaaataaacatcattcttttaaataacaattcccaaataataatatactgCAACAAACATTTGTAagcttcattttttttctttctgaaatATCTCAGTCTGTAGCCCTTGTCAATATTTTCCATCCACCATGTCTTTGACTTTTTTTAAGTCTTTGACAATGGTGGGCTTTGATCTTTGAATTTGCATctctgtttttctttatattattagtcCAAAATAAGATTCATTAAATTAGAAAGTGTGCTAAGGATATATTccttctctttatttatttttagaaagcAACACTAGAGTAtatattctttcattttctttttcttttaaaagttatacaTTTTCACGTTTACTTTACagacaattaaaaaaagtttaatattatatttattttatatttgcttGTTTTCCCCTCCCATCTCACAGttgaaatttcaaaatctaattttgtcaaaatttagATATGAATTAAGGGCCCAATAAATAGAATGTTCGAGATGGCCTATTTTATAACTCTTTATCTCCTCGAGGCTGTGAAAGAGGTAAGTTGGGATTTGAAGAagtataagaagaagaaatgaagTCAATTCAACATTTCCAACAAGCCCTCAATCCACAATGACACTGTAAGTTTGCCATATTTGAATAAACTTCATTCTGAAAAGCTCTGGAATAATcaagtatttttcttattattccTCCCTTAGAAAAAAAGACTCAAAAAGAACATCTAAGGAACTTGTGTTCAATGTATTTGTATTGACActtaatattattctttttgccaaggaaatataattataaacatGTGTCTCTGTGTGTTGAAGCAAATCATGTAAgaaatatatgttaatatatagatacataagtataaaattattgtatttggATTGGTTTTCTTGGGGCCCTTAAGAACTCGGGCTATGCAACTTTTGCAAAATTGTCATGTTGGGCTGGGCTATGCAATTTTACATATTACATACATTTCTCACAAAGTTCCAAACGAGTTGTAGAATTGGATTGTGGATTAATGATtgcaattttataaattcgattattgttttatgcataattaactaattagtgatgaatatatttaatttaatgtggaataataacaaatttacaaaaatacattAACAATTTTCCTTTTGTTAATGAAATGAAAAGTGGCTAAACTTTATTAAACGTGCACAAAAAAGCAATGTATGAAATGTGCAACGTGTTAGAAGATGTCAGTCAGAATCTAAATCcacattttttaaaagaaaatggagcCTGACTTTGTGCTGTCCGATGTGGCAGACAGCCAATCAATATCCCAAAACCAAAACcaaccaaaaaagagaaagaaaaccGACAACTCTTATAAGTAATTCCTGCGCAGTTCAACCGCCGCCGTTAATCCGTTTTTCTAAGCCATACATACATCCTATCCGAATCGTCGACAGCACACCAAAATCTGTTCATTTTGCTTTCAGACTTCAATGGCTGGATCGAAACATGTTTCGggtattatttttctccatttcttttcATTGATTAGCCGTGTGTGTATGTACAATCATCTGCTCTTATAATTATCGATGATGCccttttgattctttcttcATGTCATTGCcgtgattattattatatcaaattttattcttgGCTTTCTTTGTGGATGAGAAGAAATCTTATGTATAATGATTAATTAACAATTTAGTCAATCCCCAATATAGTTGAGTTTGATGTTGAATTGTTGATCATAGAACCTatctttgattttttcttttcctatttctttTGATGGGGTGGATGTGGGTGTGATGCAAAATTTTTGAGCAATCAATTAGAATATTGTGTTTGTGATAATGCAAATGAAGTAATTGCTAACTTCGTTCATGGTTGGCAATGGGGTGGCAGATGAAAATGTGAAAGCACCTAATATATTTGAAAGAGCAAAGGAGGAGATTCAGGCAGTGATTCACACTACTGGAAAATTGCATCTTCATCATAAGGAAACTCATGGGAGCAGCGATATTGACGAAAATACTCCACTAGATGCTGTCAGAGCTCCTAATGTTTTTGAGAGAGCAAAGGAAGAGATTGAAGCTTTGATACAAACCATCCACACCCATAAAGATTCTGAAAATCATGAGAAAAGGTCTTCCCTTTACTACAGTTTTTATTGGGTATGGATTATATTTGTTGATCTGGTCATCGAGTTATTTGTCATTTCAGAGATCAATCGGTGAAGTTGGAGGCAGAGAATGATGGTGTCAAGCCATCAGTAAGTTTAATCGAAAGAGCCAAGGAAGAGATTGAAACAATCATTCATCATGACAAGACACCTCATCATTACAAAGAAACTTATGGAAGGAATGATGATATTGAGGAGACtccaattgatgaaatcaaaggTCCAGGTATGTTCCAACGAGCTAAAGAGGAAATTGAAGCAATTGTGGAAGCCATCCATCCTAAGAAGGAAACCAGTGGTTTTGATTCTTCTTCACCTTTgagaaaggaagaagatgGTGGATTGGGAGCATCAATTGGAAGAGGGTTGGAGAAAGTATGTTCACCAGATAAAGAAGGTGGACTTGGAGCTTCTATTGGAAAAGGGCTAGAAAAGGTTTGCTCCCCATGGGGCTCTAAGAAAGATTAGGAACAAACTCTTTGTATCGCAGCGAGTTCTTGCTTGCCTGTTAATTGTCTTTGAACCCAATGCTGGTTTTCATTTGTTCATTTTCTGATTAATACAATTTGGCTTGGAGGTTGGATGTGAAACTCCAGTGTCTTCTCTTTTCattcatatgaaaaaaaacaCCTGCAGCATAGGCTTCCATGTCAGCAATTTCATTCATTTTACTACTTGCAAGAGACTGCCAATTAGCCAATGCCAGTTTTTCTAGCATGTGAGACCACGAGGATGGGTGACAACGTATTTGTTTGATGTCtccttttgtttatttatccatatttttCGCAGAGACATATTCACTATTTTGACTTCCTACCTGACAGATAGTTGATAGCTAcccaattattttttatccgTCACTTATCTACTTGTGCCCTGACCTTGTAATTCTATCTGCATATTGTTTCAGGCAAATGTAAATTGTTTTAACCAGTCATTTTATTGCTCTCTAACACtctgattattattttaaataaatgtaaattGCTTTGCTAACAAACCAATCATTATCTtccttttatttctctctAACACTCTGTTTGGAtggtaattcttttttaaaattcttggaaaatattataaattttagtaatttattgtTTTGGGAAGGAAggaacaattaaaataaactataatatatgtttatattttaacattccACCATCAGAAAAGTACTCACTAATTCAACGATTTTCTTCAAACAATACAGTTTTATTTCCAATTTACatgatttattttactatGGATCAAGtgttattaataaaatgtatGAAGTTGAAAAGTTACGGCTGattaagtaatttttcttaatcttttaATCTGGTTTAGTTTAGCCAAATCATCATCTTTCagtcttttattaattagctcggtgttaaaattaaaatattaaaataaaaataaaaattatagtccattattaaaaagaattacatattaaatttattttataacattCTACCCATTTTATTACAAAGAGAAATGGTAGCAGAAAAATTGTATGCTCAGACTGGTTCATCTTTTCATGcaagaaatttcaaaaatctaaAACCCTTGGAGTTAATGGAagaggaaagagagaaaaattatctaaatttagAGAGCTGCCTGACCTGGTAACTCTTCGAACATTATTCAGGCAGCTTGAAAACGACATGGGAGTGAGTTACAGGATGACGATGGACACAGAagattaaaaacaaaagaagctAAGCTACACTAACATCAAAGCGTCGTGACGAAAGCAGAACACGGCACCAAACGAAGCTTACCACTAGAATATTATTgtgttgttaactcttatttgACTTCTGCAAGCACAATCCCCAGTCGTTGGATCGAATCCTCAATCAAGAATcaaactcttttttcttttaaagaaaaaaataaatgaaaatcgAGAATCGACTTTTGAGAAGGCGAAAGGAAGAAAGAGCTGAGTTTTGTAAATAATATGTCTCTGCGCAACAAAGATTCTTCAGgcggaaaaaaagaaaattcattttaacatGGAAAGGATCCTGGTGTACGGACGAAATTCAGGTTTCATTTAATTCAATGATGACAAATTGACGAGCCCATAACATAAAAAACTATGTACcgtttctctctctttctctgcTCTTTTTCTTGTCATCACTCTTCTTCTCTAACTGACCTGACTTAATCTTCTTTGGCAATAATTCCTTCATAGATTCATTGCCTGAATGggatattttatatgttttcatTCATGTTGTTCATTGATCGACTCAAAACTCTGAAGGGTTGCAAATTTTTTTTGTCCTGAAATTCTCTGTTTCTGTTGCTCTAGATTTTATATTCCTTTCGAAGTTTAGGTTCTTTTTGTCTCAAAAAGCTTCTCTTTTGGACCAATTTCACTATCTAAAACCCTCTCCTAAAACCTCAATCTGCTCTTTTGTAATGGATTATAGGATTGGTTTCTCTGATTCAAACGAAATTAGTAATGGAAGCAGCAGTTGCTGTATAGAAACCCTTTCAAATCCAAATCCACCAATTCCAAATccagaaatttcagctctCCAACAGCTCTCGAGAAGCCTTGAGTCCATCATTGAATCATTAGATTTTGACTTCTATGCTGATGCCAAAATTACAATCTCTGCCTCTAATAGAGAGGTCCCTGTTCACCGGTGCATTTTATCAGCGAGAAGTCCTTTCTTTAAGGCTATGTTTTCAGGTTCTCTGGGTAAAGAGAAAGGTGCTGTCAAGTATGAACTGAAGGAGTTGACCAAGGATTATGATGTTGGGTTTGATTCTCTGGTGGCCGTTTTGGGTTATTTGTATAGTGGAAAAGTGAGGCCTTTGCCTAAAGGTGTTTGTGTTTGTGTTGATGAAGATTGCTCCCATGTTGCTTGTAGGCCTGCTGTTGATTTCATGGTTGAGGTGCTATATGCATCTTTTACTTTTCAGGTGCCTGAGCTAGTGGCTCTCTATCAAGTAAGAGCTACTGATGTATTTTGCATGGTACTTCTTCATTTTGTTGTTGGTTATTTGTCCTAGGAGTTGTATATCATCTGATTCTTGTTAGATGTTGAAACTTGATCATGGTTCGCTAGTAAGTTTAGCTACAGGTTCCTAATTTTATGATCTTCAAGTGGGAAGCGAAGCAAATTAGTTTAGCTTCAGATTGAATTTAAGTATGCTAATTAATCTGGATTAGCAGTTTCCAAATTGGTAGAGGCTAAAGCAACTTTTGCAGCATCGATGCTAATAGGATTGAAATCGAATGCTTAGTTGAGTTGAAGTTCAGCCCTATTCTAGTTGTGTCTGTTGCCCAGTGTATACAGAATCCTCGAAGGTTATACATGATTTAATGTCATTATTAAAGGAACTATCCATTGTAGTTCGAGTCAATTAATTCCTAGCTCCAGTTTTCACGACATTGACTAAGCCCTTATTAGTTAGCTTTATTGGAGTTACCACTCTCCCCTACCCACCTAATGCTTATGACTTTCAGGGTGATGAATCAGAGAAACTGGAGTTTGTCTTAGTTCATTATGTTCCCTAAAGCAATAATCATCATTTCTGTCTGCTAATCAGTTGCAACACCATTTTCCCATATGTTTTCTTAGTTTCTTCTCTGAATCATATTGGCTTTTTGCTTGATTGCAGAGGCATCTTCTAGACATTCTTGACAAGGTTGCAATTGATGACATCCTGGTGGTTCTATCTGTTGCAAATACGTGTGGTAAAGCTTGTGAGAGATTATTCACAAGATGTATCGAGATCATTGTGAAATCTGATGCTGATATTGTAACTCTGGATAAGGCCTTACCCCAACACATTGTAAAGCAAATTACAGATTCTCGCTCAGAGCTTGGTTTGGACACACCTGAAAGCACAGGTTATCCTGATAAACATGTAAAGAGAATACATCGAGCGTTGGACTCGGATGATGTAGAATTAGTTAGGATGCTGCTGAAAGAGGCACATACCAATCTGGATGATGCACATGCACTACATTATGCTGTTGCATATTGTGATGCAAAGACGACAACGGAGCTTCTTGATCTTGGAATTGCTGATGTCAACTGCAGAAACTCAAGGGGCTACACTGTGCTTCATGTTGCCGCAATGAGGAAAGAGCCTAGGATTATTGTATCACTCTTGACAAAGGGAGCTCGGCCGTCAGATCTCACTTCAGATGGTCGAAAAGCACTTCAAATCTCGAAGCAACTTACTAGAGCTGCAGATTACTATAAGTCCACTGAGGAAGGAAAAGCTTCTCCCAAGGAAAGATTATGCATAGAGATCTTGGAGCAAGCAGAAAGAAGAGATCCATTACATGTAGAGGCTTCTCTTTCTCTTGCTATGGCTGGTGATGACCTGCGAATGAAATTGTTATACCTTGAAAATAGAGGtgatttttcattcttttcatatacttcttttttcatgcatattccTTGGTGAAAGTCAGACGAGTATTACTTCTCTTGAATTGACTACAATGTCCTGCTGCTCATATGACTAATCTCGTGGCTGGGAAAGTCAACCATGTTTTTGACAGAAACTGAAGCATTTTACCTGTCATTAAGCATTCACGTCATTTAGCTGGCTGTATAAATTAGCTGGTGGCAGCATGTTAACTTTAATTAACTCTGCTAGGGGAACAAACAggttttttctctctttttatttttacagaAAACTAATGATGTTTTGAACTTAAAGATAAGTTCGATTCAGTTTTTCATTGGCAGATGCCCTTTGCCTCTGAAATTTGTTTCCTAACTAATACTGCAACACATTGGCAACTTGCAACCGTTTGCTTTATCTGTTCagcattaaaattattatttcctGCTTCATTtgaatattatgaaattaatctGCCGTCTTGAGATCTCAATATTCTATCATCTTCTCTCCCACATCTAATGATACTCATTTATGCATCATGAAATGTCGACAGAAAGATCCGATAGTTGATTATCGACATCTTGATGATTTTGTGATCATGTAAAATCAAGAATCTAGAATTAGAAGTTTTTGGTTATGATTCGTTATTCTATATAGTTTTGGATAAATTCATAGTTGATTTGAGTTTTTTTGCTTTTACTTCTATTAATCAAGTAGAAATTGGTAAAGGATGTTACTCCATTCTTGTATTGTTAGTTCTTTATTTTGCGAGAAATTGCTGCAAGTAATTGCCTGtaaaaaacaaattttttttttttttccttgcaTTCCCATGTCGATAACTGATAGTTTTTAAACTAGAATTAGAGACTCTTGATTCTTTTGAATAGCAGTACTCAAACTGGTTCTTCTAAAAACACATTCCTTGATTACATGTTTGCTGATCATGTTATTGACTTCCTCACCAGTTGGACTGGCAAAACTTCTATTCCCTATGGAAGCGAAAGTTGCAATGGATATTGCTCAAGTGGATGGTACATATGAATTTCCACTCACTAACATTGAGACTAAGGCTTTGTCTGGTGCTCAAAGGACAACTGTGGACTTGAACGAGGCACCTTTCAGGATTCAAGAGGAGCATCTGAACAGGATGAAAGCACTGTCTAGAACTGGTAACACATGTTTCTTTGCATGTCTATATACCTCAAACTTGCCTCGAATTAAACATTTAGATGGTTGATTAGCAAATAGTCTGGTATAGAGAAAATGTTAAGGAATTTTAGTGTTTGATATGTGATACTGCTCAAAATCATCATATGAAGTCAATTCTTACAATTACCTAAGGACCTGGTCTGGAAAATTATTGATCACAATTTATCTGATTTGATATGTGACCAGTGGAACTTGGTAAACGCTTTTTCCCTCGGTGTTCAGAGGTACTGAACCGGATCATGGATGCAGACGACTTATCACAGCTCGCGTACTTAGGAAAAGATACTGTAGAAGAACGACACCAGAAGAAACAAAGATATATGGAACTCCAGGACCTTCTGAGTAAGGCATTTAATGAGGATAAACAAGAGTTTGATAAGTCTAACATTTCATCCTCTTCGTCTTCGAAATCAATAGGGATGGTGAAATCTAATGGTAAGCTCCGTAATAGGAATGGAAGGGCTTAATTCACCCCCTTCCCCTTGTTGTATAATAGGGctgtaatttattattgtctTCGAAATCAATAGGGATGGTGAAATCCAATGGTAAGCTCCGTAATAGGAATGGAAAGGCTTAATTCATCCCCTTCCCCTTGTTGTATAATAGGGCTGTAATTTATTGTTGTGTTTGccttttcaattcttttgcTCTGCAATGTAATACTAGGCGGTTGCTTATATAGGGAGAGAGGGAATGGCTTGGTTTTCTGTTAATATTgacttcttctttcttcaattTCAGCAGCTTGGTCATACTTTTCTGGCAGCTAATGAATTTGCTGTAATTCATGTGCAGCAGTCGAGTTCAAAGGATTCATACTATTTTATACCCCCTGTTCTGAAAAGGACAATGGGAATTTTCCGAACCCCCTGTTCTGAAAGGACAATTAGAATTTTACGAAGCTAAAGGTTTCCTAGAAGCATGGATTTCCCCGTCTGTTTAAAGGAATCTATCAGCAGCAGCAACATGAAGTGTGCCATTAATACTGACTGGAAACGCCTCGcaaactctttctttcttttctttttataacttTCCAGTGAAAAATTATCacataatataaaacaaagaCAAGCTTTGTTGACCCTACCAGTAAAGTACAAGGCCGAGGCCCTggctatcaataaaataatggaaaCAAGGATCGATAAGGATAAGAGCAAGAAGGGAGAGGGCCTGCGAAGTGCTCAGTTTCTGGCATCTCGTGTTGCAGATTTTTGTCACTAGCCTCCATACCTATCAATTATTGCTGCCGGTGTCTTTAGACAACAAACATCTCATCTAAACACCCGCTTTATCAGCATCTTGAACTTCAATACTTGAAGTTCCATCACCCAActacaaatatactacttttccCTCCTTGTTAAACACGTGGCATGGCTCAGAAACTACACAAAGTGATTCTTCTGCTTGATCTTGATCATTAACATCTGTCCAGTAATATTACTAGTTTTTTGATACAAACCACGATGCACCTACTGTATCGTAGACTGTTGGTATTTACAGAAGCAATTCTTACAGTACAGAGGAGTCCAACATTGGTGACCAAAAAAGGAATGAAGGGGCAGGGAAACAGGAGGGAGAGCGAgcgtgtgtgtgtgtgtgtgtgtgtgtgtgtgtgtgtgtgtgttggAAATTGAACATTTATTTCTAATGATACCTAGCATCTCCATTGTGGGTTACAATACATCTCTAACTCCAAAACCTGTATTATAATTGGTAATCAGTATCAGAAATATGCTATAAAAAAAACTTccataactaaataaaaatgcagcaaagggaaaaagaagataaaaaaacaTTTACCAGTAATGAAAGGTAGTAGAACTGATCACATACAGCCTGCATGCTCTACCAGCTCATGAGTTACATATCCACCCCAAGTTCGTGGCTTTCCAATCAAATCCTCCAATTCAAGGTAGAACGTTGAGTCATTCACAACTGAATCTTCATCAACTGAATCCTCGGAAATTACATTGTCATCAAGTAATGTCTCTGACATTAGATGATAAACAGAATCCTGTCCATTTGAACACATAACATTGGCCTTATGATCTTCAACGCAGAAACCATCAGTCAAAGGAGCCTCCAATAGTTTTGACATTGGGTTGGTCTCTGTGTTCTCTTTTAGCATCTCAGTAAGTTCCGTTTGCATTGTTGCCAAGTGTTTCTGAGCTTGATTTCTGCAGATGACACTTTGGCTTGCATCTACTGCATTGGGGCTTTCTGGGACTTGGGTTTGGGTTTGATCTGGAACCagtcttcttttctttacaaaCTCACTCCCATCTAGTTCTCTTTGTTGCTTTTTcttgtggattaaattttgaataaagcTGCGGTTTTTAGTTGCTTTGGCAAAGAAAATGAACATCTGCAATTGTTTGGTCTCTGCATATCGAATGCGTTGTTCAACAATGCTAAGTTGATTATCGGAATCTTCTCGTTGCTGTTTGAGTTTGAGAATTTCAACCCTCAGTAAATCGTGatcattcttcaaattttcaaGTTCAGCTTCCAAACCAGGTTTTGCAGAATCAGCATCAATACTTGCTGCTCCTTGTTGTGGCCTGCTGTGCCTACTTCTTCTCTTGATATTTTTGAGCAAATGCTTCTTCCCTCCTTGAAATCCTTCATTTGCGAATTCCCATCTATCAGGATCAATCTTTCTAAATCCCTGAAACCATTTTTGCACTATAAGAAACCAAAACCacaataaaaatctaattctatACACTCAAAACGACAGAGACGTGTCTCTAAACCATGTTCTTGAACAAATACAATATAATTCAGCCACAAGGAAAGAGCAAAAAGGACTTACATAGGTGTTGAGCTGGCGAATGAAGCTAGAGAAATTACAGTGCTTGAAATATTTAGGAAGAAGATGTTTAGAAAATTCATGAGCATCCCAGACAATAAAACTTCCACGATTTTCACTCCAAGAAACAGTGCAATCAGTATCAGGATCCTCCACCATCTCAAAAGTCTTCTTTAGAAACGGTGGTGGGCCATTCTCATGTAAACCCTCCATAGGTTTAGGCAAATCgactgaagaagaagaagaagatgacccattgttattattagtaacaCTGTCACGAAAATCACCagtatctttttcttctttccccacctcatcctcctcctcctcttcttcttcttctttgattgCGACTACTCTTGAAGACGAATCATCGGGCACAAGCGGCATTACCTCTTTTTTAATAGCAATAACAGATTCTACAAATTTATCATCTTTCTCTACATTTGATTCTCTTGGCTGTACGAATTTATCATCCTTCTCTACAATTGGTTCTGTTGATTCTTGAAGAGGTATTGGCAAGAAAGTTGCAGAGAACGTCGGAGAAAAATCTCCACCGCCACCGCAGGAACTAGTATCAGGAGCAACCATCTCTATCTCTTATCTGCTATGTGTGTATAAAGGATAAAGGATGCACAGAGAATACTGCCTGTAATAGATAAGAGGGGGAGAGAGCAAGGAAAATGTATATAGAGAAACAAGGATGTCCTTTTTGGTGTGAAATTCGAGCACTATGtgaaagtgtatatttatagtaGACGAAAATGTCATAtgcacaaaagaaataaattaaattgttggaaGTAAATGCACATGTGTCCACATAGTATTAAGCCAAATCAACAAAACAATGATACTGTCGTGAGATAATATcttagttatatttatataattattaaaaataataaaatccaaaATGGACCTGTCACTGTGGTAATGAATCGTGTCTGTAGATTAAGTCAGTTTTTGGATGTCTCCATATTAGCTTTTGTTTTTACCATTTATAGAAATCTTTGCTAGTGTCCCCACCTAATCTGAATCCCTTAACTTTCTAGAAAATTCCTATATGCCCCTCTGTTCTGTCTCTTATTCTCGTAACAGGACCA is a window encoding:
- the LOC8272563 gene encoding heat stress transcription factor A-2 translates to MVAPDTSSCGGGGDFSPTFSATFLPIPLQESTEPIVEKDDKFVQPRESNVEKDDKFVESVIAIKKEVMPLVPDDSSSRVVAIKEEEEEEEEDEVGKEEKDTGDFRDSVTNNNNGSSSSSSSVDLPKPMEGLHENGPPPFLKKTFEMVEDPDTDCTVSWSENRGSFIVWDAHEFSKHLLPKYFKHCNFSSFIRQLNTYGFRKIDPDRWEFANEGFQGGKKHLLKNIKRRSRHSRPQQGAASIDADSAKPGLEAELENLKNDHDLLRVEILKLKQQREDSDNQLSIVEQRIRYAETKQLQMFIFFAKATKNRSFIQNLIHKKKQQRELDGSEFVKKRRLVPDQTQTQVPESPNAVDASQSVICRNQAQKHLATMQTELTEMLKENTETNPMSKLLEAPLTDGFCVEDHKANVMCSNGQDSVYHLMSETLLDDNVISEDSVDEDSVVNDSTFYLELEDLIGKPRTWGGYVTHELVEHAGCM
- the LOC8272564 gene encoding BTB/POZ domain and ankyrin repeat-containing protein NPR1 gives rise to the protein MDYRIGFSDSNEISNGSSSCCIETLSNPNPPIPNPEISALQQLSRSLESIIESLDFDFYADAKITISASNREVPVHRCILSARSPFFKAMFSGSLGKEKGAVKYELKELTKDYDVGFDSLVAVLGYLYSGKVRPLPKGVCVCVDEDCSHVACRPAVDFMVEVLYASFTFQVPELVALYQRHLLDILDKVAIDDILVVLSVANTCGKACERLFTRCIEIIVKSDADIVTLDKALPQHIVKQITDSRSELGLDTPESTGYPDKHVKRIHRALDSDDVELVRMLLKEAHTNLDDAHALHYAVAYCDAKTTTELLDLGIADVNCRNSRGYTVLHVAAMRKEPRIIVSLLTKGARPSDLTSDGRKALQISKQLTRAADYYKSTEEGKASPKERLCIEILEQAERRDPLHVEASLSLAMAGDDLRMKLLYLENRVGLAKLLFPMEAKVAMDIAQVDGTYEFPLTNIETKALSGAQRTTVDLNEAPFRIQEEHLNRMKALSRTVELGKRFFPRCSEVLNRIMDADDLSQLAYLGKDTVEERHQKKQRYMELQDLLSKAFNEDKQEFDKSNISSSSSSKSIGMVKSNGKLRNRNGRA
- the LOC8272565 gene encoding uncharacterized protein LOC8272565, which translates into the protein MAGSKHVSDENVKAPNIFERAKEEIQAVIHTTGKLHLHHKETHGSSDIDENTPLDAVRAPNVFERAKEEIEALIQTIHTHKDSENHEKRDQSVKLEAENDGVKPSVSLIERAKEEIETIIHHDKTPHHYKETYGRNDDIEETPIDEIKGPGMFQRAKEEIEAIVEAIHPKKETSGFDSSSPLRKEEDGGLGASIGRGLEKVCSPDKEGGLGASIGKGLEKVCSPWGSKKD